The Lewinella sp. 4G2 nucleotide sequence GGACCGCCTCCAACTCAGCGCCCGGGCTTACGACCGCATCTTGAAAGTCTCCCGTACCATCGCCGATCTGGAAGGTGAGGACAAAATCCTCCCTCACCACCTGGCCGAAGCCATCAACTTCCGCGGCCTCGACCGGGAAAGCTGGGGTGAAATGCGCTAAACTAAAGCGTAGCGAACGGCGAAGCCGTGCGTAGCGCCCCGTAGCGTACGGCTTTAGCCGTACACCGCGCACCGGCACGTAAAGTGCGACTTTAGTCGCACAAAGCGCGAAGCGCAAAGAGTGCGGGTGCAGCTGTGCCCACCATAGAAAGCCATCTCCACCCAAAAAATCCCGGCCCATGAAGGAACCTTAGCGAACTCCATTCCCCTACAACTTAAACTCATCAATCCGCGCCGCCAGCACCTCCCGGTAGCTCTTACCCACCGGCAACGAAGTCGTCTTCCCCTTCTCTTTCACCTCAACCATGTTACCCTGCACCGCCTCAATGCGCTTCAGGTTAACGATGTAGCTACGGTGGATCCGCTGAAAGGTATTGTCCGGCAACCGGGCGTCGAGGGATTTCATCGTTTGCAGGGTGATCACCCGGTCGTTAGGCATCCGAATGATGACGTAGTCCTTCAGCCCTTCGATGTAGACGATCTCGTCCATGTTGACGCGGACGAGTTTCTTATCGGCCTTGACGAAGAAGAAACCGGGGCCACCGTCTTCCACTTCGCCGGCGTTGGCTTTCTGGCGGAGTTCGACCTGCTCAACGGCCCGGTTGCAAGCTTGAAGGAAGCGGTCCGTACTGATCGGCTTGACGAGGTAATCCAGCGCATTCAGCTCGAAACCATCCAACGCGTAGTTGGGATACGCCGTAGTGAAGATCGTGACCGGCGGGTTTTTGAGTCCCCGCAAGAACTCCGTTCCCGTCAGCTGCGGCATGTTGATGTCGAGGAACATCAGGTCCACATCGTGTGCCTTCAGTACGTCGTTGGCCTCAAAGGCGTTATCGCATTTGGCGACGAGTTCAATCTGGGGGATCTTCTGTAGGTAAGTTTCCAGGATATCCTGAGCCAGGGGCTCGTCGTCGACAATAATGGCATTGATCATGGGTGGAATGCTTTTGTACCAGCGTTGGGCTGGAAGTTAATCGGGTGCTTTTGTGGGAGCTTCACCAAGGGCGAAGGCTGTAGTTCTAGCTGGAGGGTAACTGTATAAGTGGCGGGCGTTTCGGTAACGGACAGATCGTACGCATCCGGATAGAGCAATTGCAACCGGCGGCGCACGTTGACCAGCCCGATCCCCCCACTCGGGCGGTTGCCGTGCAATTGGGTCGGCATCACGCTGCCCTTACTGTTTACCAGCGTAAAGGTGACGTCCTGATCCTGGACATCAAGGGTTGCGTGAACGAACCCGTCCTTGATGTTGGCATTCACCCCGTGCTTAAAGCTGTTCTCCAAAAAGGGAATGAACATCAAAGGGGCTACCATCTGGTCGGCGACGTTGCCCTCTACGTGGAGTTGGATATCGATTCCCTTACGCTGGCGGAGGCGTTCGAGGTCCAGGTAGTTCTGGAGGTAATTGACTTCCTTGCGCAGCGGCACTTTCGGCTCGTTGCACTCATACAGCATGTACCGCATCATCTCCGAGAGTTTGATGACAATATCCGGAGCCTTATCGTCCTTCTTCAACGTCAGTGCGTACAGACTATTTAGGGTATTGAACAAGAAGTGAGGATTGATCTGGCTCTTCAGGAAGCGGAGTTCAGACTGCATCGTTTCGTTCTGCGCCTTCTCCTTTTTACGGTTCTGGACGATCCAGTCCACCATTATCTTCCCTACGGTCGTCAGGGCCGCCACCAGGAACATACTGACGAAGTAGCTATTCAGATTATCAAGGATGTCCTGCCGCATCCCCCCTTCCTTCGTGAAGAGGATGTACTTGATGATGAGCTTCAGTGGCGTTAGGACCACGGCTGCAGCCAGCACCAACAGGAGGTACTGCCAGATCTTGCCCCGTTTCAGGTAGTTAGGGAATAGGAACAACAGGTTGATGTAGACGATCAGCGCGTAAAAGACCAAATTGATCACCTGGCTACTCACGGAGACCCAAAAACTGTAGTTACCCGTCCGCATCTCCGTGGCGACGAGCATCATCAGGAAGGCCAGCCAACCACCCGCATGGTAGTAAGGCCGTTGAGTTAGCGTCTTTCCCAGGCTATCCAGGAAAGTCCCCGCCTGATCGGGCAACTTGTCGGTCGTGAAGGATGACATTAGGGCAAATTACGGCAAGCCGATCACATTGCCGGGTAGGCTTTCGACGGACGAGCCAATTTCGAGGATGGACAACGCTAACACGTCCCACTTACTACATAAGCCGCTACCCTATATTATTTCACCTGACTGGCTCAGGAAACAGTTTCCTTGGTAGTCGCAATCAAAACAATTCTCAAATCACATCAGCTATACCCATTGCTGTTGGTAAGGACCTGCCGTCCCTCCAGAAGTATTTCCAACCTCCGGAGGAACGACTGTACTCAGTTTCGTACAACCTACCCAACCACTACTCCTCTACCGATGCGACGGAGATCATCGCTCCACTAGTATTCGCCCCAAACTCCGGTGCGTACATACACTGGATGCGGCCTAATCCATTACTGAACGATCCGGAGAAGGTGGCAAACAGATCGTACTCAATCGTATGGGTGCCCTTCGGTAGATTGTCGAGGAAGAAGTTGGTGGCCAAATCACCCGGCGCGGCGTAGTAACCCAGCCCGTTTTGGTATTCGTAGCGGGAGAGTTGTTGCACCGGCTCAAAGGTGGCAGCGCGGCGATCCTTCAGGTGCACGTAATCCATATCGCGGTCCGACCGGACGATTAACCGCACCGTCACCCGGTCGCCGGGCTGCAGGGGGTGGTCCGCCGTAATGGGGTCAAGGCGGATACCATCTTCGGTAGCGATTCGGTGGAATAACTGTCGCTCCAGGGTTAGTGGCCCGTCATTGCTGGCTTCTACCTTCGTAGCGAGTTCCGTATACTGCCAGTAGACGCCGCCCCAGACTAGATCATTGGAGCTATTCTTTACGGAAACGGAGGCCAAGTCACGAGTCACCTCATCACCGGAGAGGCTGACTTTGAAGCTGCCCGTGGCTGCTTCGGCGGAAGCCTGGGTTTCCCTCACCCGTTGCTTCATGCGGAGGCGCCGGTTCGCCTGGGGCCAGCTCACCTGGATAGGTTGGCCATCCTTGGCCGTCCAGTCGGAACCGGAATTAAGCAGGGCGTAAACGGCCGCAGCGGTGCTCTTGGTGGTCGGCCACCGGTTGGTCCGTTTGTTGGTCAGCAGCCACAAGCGCATTTCGTCGGTCTCCTCGGTAGTGCCACCAGCTAACTGGAAAGCCTCCAGGATTCGGCAGTGGGTTTCCAGGGGGAGTTGGCTCCAACGGTAGCCCCGGCCATACTTCCAGTACATCCCGAACTCATCCTTGCGGATGGCCCGTTCGCGTAAGGATTCAACAATGGTCTGGGCGACGGCTTTGCCCGGCGCGTCACCTCCCGGAGCGGCTCCCATCGAAGCAACTAAGGCTTGCTCGTACAACCCGTAGTCCGTCCACATTTTGAGGACCTGCTTGCGGTAGAAGTCGTAAGCCTGCCGCTGGTTCTTTCCCTCTACGGGATCGGTACCGGCAAGGGCGCGGGCGTACAGGTAATGAACGGTCAGGCTTCCTGGGCGGTAGGCCTCAGGGTCAAACTCATCGTTACCCGCTTCCCGCTCCATCAGCTTACGGTAATCCTTGGCTAATTCTTGGTCCAGGAAGCGGACGGCTTGGTTAAGGATACGGTCCACCTTATCCGTCTGGTCCGGGGTAATGACGCCGAGTTGGCGCATCCGGGCGAGGGTTTCCACGACGTACTGAGTGATGTACCGGTTCTCGGGGCCACCGGGGAACCAACTATAGTAGCCACCATTATCCTGCCGCTTGGCCAGCTTATCCAACGCCTGCGTCTGGCTGGCGGCCAGCGTTTTCAGGTCGAACAGATTAGCAATTCGGGCCCGTTGTTCGGCTTCGGACTGGGCGGCGCGCACCCAGGGCGTTTCCGTGAGCAGGGCATTCTTCAGGGTTGGATTGCGCTCCAGTTCGCTCTTCAACGCGTCCGGATCGGCCTGCCACTTACGGAAGACCTCTTCAAGGACGGGTTTGTCACTCACCGTCACGAAAGCCAATTGGTTAGCGAAGTAGCGGTTGGCCACCTGCTCGGTACAATCGTAAGGGTACTCCATCAGGTAGGGCAACGCCTTGAGCGCCATCCAGGCAGGGTTGGTCGTTGCTTCGAACGTGTACCCAACGTGTTGGAGGGTGTTGCTATCGTAGCCATCCAGGAGCGGCAGGGTAACCTCTTTGTCGGTATTCTTCTTCAGGTAAAAGGCTTGGCTCACGGTAATGAGCGTCCGGTCGGTCAGGACGGGGAATACGTTTTCTTCGCCGTCGGAAAAACTGCCGGCCCGGGCGATCACCCGGTAGCCGAGTGGCCCCCGGCTAGCGAAACCGTCGGGAATGTTCAGCGGGAAACAGAAGGTCTTTCCACTATTGGCCCCTACTATTTGCTCCTCAATACATTCCCCGGCACCTGCGGCAGCGCCCACGTTGATGACTTCGTTCGTTTCGGGGTTGAAGAACTCGATGGTGGCGCGCACCCGCATATCCTGTTCAGTCAGATTGTTGACCCGCGCGGTCAGTTCCAGCGCATCGCCTTCCCGGAGGAAGCGGGGCACGTTGGGCAGGATCATCAGTTCCTTTTGGGTGACAATCTCCCGCTCGGAGTACCCGTAGTTCAACTCCTGGTCGTGGGTAAGCACGCGGAAGCGCCACCGCGTCAGGGCCTCCGGGCTCGTGAACGATACGACGAGATCGCCGCCATCATTCGTCGTGAGCTCTGGAAGCCAGAAGGCGGTTTCCTGAAGGTTTTTGCGGAGGGATACTTCACCCTCAGGCGCCGTTTGGTCCGCTTTGTCGTTAGGAGTGGCGGGGGCGGGCGCCGCAGCCGTTTTCACCAGGGCCGTTTCTTCGACCACGTCTGCAGACATCATGGATTCCGCCTCCATGGCGGGTGCGCCCGCCTCATTCCGAAACTCCCGCACCATCGCCCGGCTCCCCCTCAATCTTACGAGGCCTCCGTAAAAATTCCAACTGAAGGGCGAGAGATCAAGCTCTGGTTGCTCGGCATCTTTGCTCACCGTGGTCTTTACGGAAGGAATATCCACGTAGCTACTTCGGCTCCCCCGCAGGACCATACTGGCAAAATTGCGGTAACGATCAATCCCGGGATACGGGCTGAGTGACCAGCGATTAGCCGGCGTGATCTGGTCCAAGCTCATGTCGTACATCGAGGCGAGGGCCGCCGCGTTTACGGGAGACCCATCGGCGTTACGGATCGTCAGCGTCCAGGTTTCCGGCGTGCCGGGGCGGAGCTTGTCGCGGAAGGTGGCGTAATCGACGCTCAGTTCCTTATTCTCCCAACCAAAGTCCAGGTTAAAGCGATCCTGGTGCAGTTCACCACCGTGAACGAAAGCAAGGTCCAGTACAATCCCACCGCGGTCCTCATCCGTCGGGACGTAGGAAATGGTAGCTGTTTTATTGGCTGCTACCTTACCGGTCGTTACGCCCCGCCGACTAAGAAAACTGTAAGTAATGTGAGGTAAGGCCTCAGCGGCCACCAGTTTAAAAGTGATGGCTTGGCCCGGTTGTACCGTTGGTGATTGGCGTTCGATGGTGTACAACATCCCTTCTGGTAACTGCTCTCGCTCAAGATCGCTTACCGTGAAGGTGAGTGGCTCGCCGGCGGTTCCGTCCGGGTAGGCCCAGTCGATGCGGTAATGGCCGGGCGCGTAGCCGTCGAGTTTGATCTTTTCAGTTCCCTTTCCTTCCGTTATTTGTAGGGCTCGAGCGGAAACAACCCGATTGATTACCGGCCAATCCTTTAGATCAGCAGGCTCCTCGGCGGGGAGTTGAGGGAATAGATTTCGGTACTCCGTGGCACTCAGCAACGGGCGGTCCGGGAAGCCCCACTTTCTGTTTTCGAGCGTGGCGTCCGGCTTCGATACTCGCGAGATAGAATAGTTGATCGCGAGCGATTCATCACTACCCGCGGCCTTGATGGTAAGGGTATCACCTACTTCGAGGGAGCCATCCACCGAAAGGCCGACAGAAGGTTTAGTGCTGCGCAGGCTGGTCGTTGTGCTAGCCGAGTGGGTCTCACCGGTCGCATCGGCAACATCTACTTCAATGATGTACTGGTAACCGATCCGGCGTTTGGCGAGATTTTCGTCCGGGGTGAAGGACAGGCTAAAAGCACCATCCTCATCCGTTTCTGTTTCTCCGAAACTGACGAGTTCGCGATCCCCACTGCCGCCGCCGCGCGACCACCAGTACCAGCGGCGTTGCTCGACGAAAACCCGGTAGTTCACCTTGGCGTCGTTTACCGCGGGGCCGGCGAATAGATTGGCCTGGCCAGTGATCTCCGCGGCCTCACCACCCACCACGTAGTCCGGGCCCTCGAGCTCTACCTGGAAGCGGGGGCGCTTGTATTCTTCTACGCGAAATGACGCCCCTCCCCCATCGGTCTCCAGGCGAAAAACGCCCGTCAGGCCGCTTTCCGGCAGCACGAAGGAAACGTTGAAGCGGCCGTACTCGTCACTACTGGCCGTCTTGACTTCCACTTCCTGGTAGTTGGCATCGCGCAGTTGAATCTTTCGTTCCTCACCCGTCAGCAAGCTGGGCATTTGGCGGCGGTCCTTCAGCATCGTGATACCGTAGACGTGGACGGTCTGGCCGGGGCGGTAGATGGCCCGGTCGGTGAATAGCGGGGTGAAGTTCGTTTCTCGGTTACGGTTCCGACGGTCATTATCGTACACGTATTGGTTTGGCGTGATCAGCACGTCCTCGCCCCGCCGCAGGGTGATGTAGATCTGCTGGCGGTTTACGTTTGGAACGGTGAAGCGGCCTTCCTGATCAGTCCGTACCGATCGTACCTGTTTCCAGTCGCCGCTGCGGCGGTTTTCCCGGGCGAACACGGTCACCTCCACACCGGGGCGGGGTGCACCGGTAGTGAGGTCCTGCACTTCGTAATAATCTTCCTCGCCATCGTCGAACTTGACCAGCGCCAAACCACTCACCTGGAAGGGCGTCACGCCGAGAGATTTGGGGTCGTTAAAGCGGCCGTTATAACTCGTCAGCAGAACGTAGGCACCGAGACGTTGCTCGGGCAGCCAGGTTTCGGTCCGGTGGGGTTGGTAGTCATCATTGGCCGGCAGATCGAAGGTTTTTTCGGCGACCGGCGTGCCGCGGAGTAACTTCTTCAGTACCTTATCATCAAAGCTATTGGCGGAGAAGTTTACGTAGCGGCTCTCCGGCAGCCGGTACAGCCGGTGATGCACGGCCGTCACGTTGCGGTAGCCGTGTTCCAGCAAGATGTTGCGGCCCTCTCGGTACACCTTCTGGGCAGTCGTCGAAAGCGACTGCGCAGTAATGTTGGCCCGGAGGCGCTGCACGTCGTTCTGTATTTCTGCGTCCTGGTCCTTAATTAATTCAAGCACTTCCAGCGCTTTGACGAGCGGTAGCTTTAGCTCCGCGGGTGGCTGGTTAACGTACAGGTTGGCCTTCAGCAACAGGAATAGATCTCGGCCCCGAACGCCGGCGTACCGAGCGTAACTGCGGTCGATTGCTGAGAGGTAGTCTTCCGCCTTGGCACCGAGCTGGCGGACGTACACGAGGCGGCGGTAATCCGCACGCAGTAAGCCTTCTCCACCACTTTTCAGGTGGTAACGAAGCTGCTCCTGGTGCAATTTCAGGCGGCGGGCCGGGCCGGTCTGCTCGTCCAGATCACTGAAATCCAAGGCCACGAAATCTTCGGGTGCGGCTAACCAGGCGGGCGCTGCCGCGGGTGCGGTGTTGTTGACAACGAGCAACGGATTGTTGAGGAGGTTGCCAATATCTTCCGTCAGGGCGTCAAATAAGGTAGCGTCCTGCGGGTCATTATTGGGATTGCGAACGATGGCCGGCAGGGCGGAAAGGCGCGTCCGCTGCGCTCCCGCTTCCCGGATGGCGGCGTATAGGTACCGATCGGCCGCGTCCGCTAGCTGGCGGAGGTTCCAGTCCTCGAGTGGCGTATCGATGGTGTGTGGGGTATCGTCCGTCGTAGCCGTTGCGTTCCGGAGGCGGTAGGATTGCTGTTGGGCGTAGGCGTAGTATCCCTTACCGATCAGGTAATTAAGGATCGGGCTGACGACGGGCCGGTTGCGGTTGGCCGCCAATTCACTGAGGAGGAGCTTTAGTGTTGCTTCGGCGCCCTCTTCCTCGAGCTCCAGTGTATAGGCTGCCCGGTGCATGAGGGCTTTGACGATGTCGTCCTCATCTCCCGCGCTGGCGGCTTTCCCGTACAGATCGTCGGCCCTTTGGAGGGCGGAGCGGTACTTCCCTTCGTTGGCTAGCTTTTCGATTTCCCGGTAGTCCTGTGAGTAATCCTGGGCCATAAGTAGCGAACTGAAGAGAAAGGTGATGAGGAAAATGAGGTGACGCATGGCGTTGAAAATTAAGTCCGTTAAGATAGGGGAACGGTTGGGGTAGTCAGTAGATAGTTCCTTCCCAGGATGCTGGGGCCGGTCAAAATGCACATAGAGAGGGTGTGAAAATGGGGTTCGTTCCATTTATTCAGGTGTCGTCCTGTTTACCACCTATTGCTGGGCACCTGCGGCAGCGCCCGTTTGATCTAATTGGTCTACCCCCGCTGGCCGAACTCTTCGATGGCCACGCGGCGCACCTCATCGGCCACCCGCCAGGCCACCTGCTCGTCAAGTGTGGGAGGGATGACGCCGTCGACGGTCGGGTTACGGATGTGTTCTGCGATGGCGTGGGCGGCGGCCAGTTTCATATTGGGCGTGATGCGCGGCGCACGGGCGTCGAGGGCCCCACGGAAGATGCCGGGGAAACCAAGGACGTTATTGATCTGATTCGGAAGATCACTCCGGCCAGTACCGACGATGGCAGCGCCACCCGCCTTGGCTTCTTCGGGCATGATTTCCGGCGTGGGGTTGGCCATCGCGAAAATGATGCTGTCGCGGGCCATCGTAGCGATGTCGTTGCGGTCCAACAGATCAGCGATGGAGACGCCGATGAAGACATCCGCGCCAACAAGGGCATCCTTCAGCGTACCTTCTTCATCGTTCTCGTTCGTGAATTCCAGGAGCTCAATCTTGGCGTAATTAAGGTTATCCCGCTTGCGGTGGATGATGCCCTTGCTATCGCAAACCACGATGTTTTTCACCGGCGTAGCGTAAGCGGAATCCGGATTATCGACGGCCTTGAGCAGGCGGGCAATCGCGATTCCCGCAGCACCGGCACCGTTGATGACGACCTTGAGGTCCTCCATTTTCTTGTTGACCAGTTTGCAGCCGTTAAGCAGCCCCGCTAGGGTAACGATGGCGGTACCGTGCTGATCGTCGTGGAAAACGGGGATGCCCAGATCCTGCAGCCGGCGCTCAATCTCGAAGCTGCGGGGCGCGGAAATATCCTCCAGATTAACCCCACCAAAAACGGGAGCGATGAGCCGGACGGTCTCGACGATCTTGTCGGTATCCTGGGTATCTAAACAGATGGGGAAAGCATCGATGTTAGCGAAGCGCTTGAAGAGCATCGCCTTTCCCTCCATAACCGGGATGGAGGCCGCCGGGCCAATATCACCAAGCCCGAGCACGGCCGAACCATCCGTGACGATGGCTACCGTATTACTCTTGATGGTGTACTTGTAAACGTCGTCCGGATTAGCGGCGATGGCGCGGCAGGGTGCGGCTACGCCGGGGCTATAAACGAGGGAGAGATCGTCCTTACTCCGCACATCCATTTTAGCGGAGACGCGGATTTTCCCCTTGAGGGAGCGGTGGAGGTTCAGGCTTTCTTCAAAATAATTCATGCGTGGTGATTCGGTTAAGGCTCAGCGAAAAGAATAGATGATGGTGTGCTTCAGACAACAGCAATGCGGCACGCGGCCCGAACCTCATATTGCTTCGGTCGGCTACGGCTACGCAAGACTAACAAAAATTGCTCTATATGTTCGGGCCCTCCCCTGAATAATGCGGACCTGGTGGGCAACACCAATTAAACCTACAAAACAAACCACCTTCTTAAAAGTAAAACTATTTGTTTAATTAATCACTCCGAATTACCTTTGGCCTAGGAAAACTGTTTGAAAAGTTTAGAGCCGCGCTGCAAAGCATCTACCATGCACATGCGCGAAGATTTTATCCATTTCCTCTGGCGCCAGGCCCGCTTCAATTTGCGGGACTTACAAACGACGACCGGAGCCCCCCTGAGTATTCAACATTTTGGCACCCACAACCACGATGCTGGCCCGGACTTTAGTGCCGGCCAGGTGAGGATCGATGGCGTCCAGTGGGCTGGCCACATTGAAATGCACGTCAACGCCAGCCAGTGGTACGAGCACGGCCACGATTCGGATCCGGCCTACGACAACGTCATTCTCCACGTTGTATTTGAGGAAGACCGACCGGTTTACCGCCGCAACGGGCAGCGGATCCCCTGCCTGGAATTACACGGTCGCATCCCCCCAAACCTCTACAAGTCTTATTGGCGGCTCCAGCACAACGAGTACTGGGTCCCTTGCCAGCACCAGCTTCACTTGGTCAGCGACCCCGTAAAAACGCAGTGGCTGGGTACGCTCCTCAACGAACGCCTTGCCGAAAAGAGTCAGCGCATCACCGAACGCCTCGCTGCCAACGGGCGAGACTGGGAGGATACCTTCTACCAATCCCTGGCCCGGAGTTTGGGTGGCCGGGTGAACGCGGACGCCATGGAGATGCTCGCCCGGTCCCTTCCCTTAAGAATTCTGCTGAAGCATAAGCATAGCCTTATCCAACTGGAAGCTCTGTTTTTTGGTCAGTCCGGATTACTTCCTGAACCAGGTGAAGAGGAAGACGCATACGTGACCCTGTTGCGGCGGGAATACCAGTTGCTGCGGACCAAGCATTCTCTACGGCCTGTCCCTGCGACAGCCTGGAGATACCTACGGTTGCGGCCCAATAACTTTCCGACGATCAGGATTGCTCAACTCGCGACGATGGTATTCCGCACCGGCCAGCTTTTCGGCAAAACCCTGGCGGCCGCTAATGCGAAAGAGCTATCCAACATGTACGAGGTAGAACTCTCCAACTATTGGCGCACTCACTATCGGTTCGGCAAGACTGGCAAAGCTGGCAAACGACGCTTAGGGGTGGACATGATCAACTCCATTCTCCTCAATACGGTCGCGCCCGCCCTCGTTTCTTACAGTCATCACCGGCTCGATGAGCGGTACTTGGAACGCGCCGTTGGCCTTCTGGAGCAACTACCGGCGGAGAACAATAAGATTATCCGCAAGTGGAAACAGTTGGGCTTCGAAGCCAAAAACGCCGGGGAAAGCCAGGCACTCCTCCACCTGAAGAAGCAATACTGCGAACCCACCCGTTGCACCGATTGCGCCATCGGCTGTACGCTACTCACCAAGACCTTTGACAATCTGGACGCGCAACCTCTGCTCACCCTCAACGAAGAGGCCGTCGTCTACGGTGTACTAGCGGATGAGCGAGCTTGAATGAACGGATTACCCTAATGAACGAACATTGAGCATGAGCCTACCGCCGTTCCCACCGGCTAAACCGGTAGGCCAGTTCATTCTTACCGTGAGGGCGGTGGGCCTCACTCCACACTTCCTTCCAATCCGCAGGGTCGAGCTTGGGAAAAAAGGCATCCCCGTCTTCGATCTCCGCATCCACGATGGTGAGGTAAACCGTTGACACGAGGTCCAGGCTCTGCTTGTACAACTCCCCCCCACCGATAATGAAGGACTGGTCGGACTCCAGCACGGAAGAATGGTTCAGGGCCTCCGCCAGACTGTGGGCGATCACTACCCCCGTTGCGGTAAAGAAAGCATCGCGAGTAAGGACGACGTTCGTGCGCTTCGGAAGCGGCCGGCCGATGCTGCGGAAGGTCTTCCGCCCCATGATAACGGGGTGGCCCAGCGTAACGGATTTGAAAAACTTGAGATCGGCCGGTAAGTACCAGGGGATGTCCCCATCTTTGCCGATGGTACCTTTTCGGTCCGTCGCAACGATGGCGGATAGTTGGGGGGCTTGCCGGCTTGTACTCATGGCGTGAAGGTATAAAGCGACCGGCCAAAGCGACCGCCATTGCCAGGAAGAAAACGGTGCGGCACCAGAAAATGACGGGCTAGTGGTTCAACTATCTGCCCTGGCTCAACGTACTTTTACAACAAATACTTTCAATTTGCCTGCTCCTCCAACTACGCCAGACGACCTCAGCCAAGCCGGCACGGTGTACGCGGAGGTGATCGTACCACTTGCGGTGAAGGATACCTATTCCTTCGCCGTACCCGAAGAATTGGTGGGTGGGGTGAAGCGTGGTCTCCGCGTTGAGGTACAGTTCGGTAAGAACAAGCACTATACCGGGATTATTGATCGGCTCCACGCGCAGCGGCCGGACCACCAGGTAAAGGAGATTCTCAGCGTCATCGACGTGGAGCCCTCCGTCACCGAAAAGCAACTCCAACTCTGGCGGTGGATGGCGGACTATTACGTCTGCAACATCGGCGAAGTGATGACGGCCGGCCTACCAAGCCACCTGAAACTGACGAGTGAAACCATCGTCACCCTCGGGCCGCTCTTCAGCGAAGACGCTACCGAACTGGACGACGAGGAATACATGATCGTGGAAGCCCTGACCATCCAGCAGGAGCTCTCCCTGAAAAACATTCAGGACATCCTCCAGCGCAAGGTGATTCTCCCCGTCATCCGGCGGCTGATCGATCGGCGGGTAATTCTATTACAAGAGAACCTGGTGGAGCGCTATAAGGCCAAAAAGATCGCCTGTGTCCGCCTAACCGAACAATTCACTCCGGAAGAAACCTGGAACGATGCCTTCGAACTCGTTTCCCGCTCCGAAAAGCAAACGGAAGTATTGCTGGAGTACGTCCAACTCTTCCGCACCATCCCCTTCGTCCGGCGGGCGGACCTCACCAAGCGGACGGGAAATTCATCTTCCGTGATCAATCAAATGGTCAAAAAGGGCGTCTTCGAACTCTACGAACAGGAGATCAGCCGCATCTCCGCCGCCGAATCGATTCAGGATGGGAATCACCCCTTAAGCCCCCAGCAAACTTCCGCCCTGAGTGAGATTCGGGATGCGCACGCCGCGAATAAGCCCGTACTCCTCCACGGCGTTACCGGCAGCGGGAAGACCAGGGTGTACGTGGAACTGATTAAGGAAACGCTGGACCGGGGGCAGCAAATGCTCTACCTCTTACCGGAAATTGCCCTGACGAGTCAGATCGTCAAACGCATCCAACAGGTGTTGGGGGATAAAGTCGTCGTCTACCACAGCCGCCTCAGCAGCATGGAACGCGTGGAGATCTGGCAGGCGGTACTGCGGGGGGAG carries:
- a CDS encoding DUF2851 family protein produces the protein MREDFIHFLWRQARFNLRDLQTTTGAPLSIQHFGTHNHDAGPDFSAGQVRIDGVQWAGHIEMHVNASQWYEHGHDSDPAYDNVILHVVFEEDRPVYRRNGQRIPCLELHGRIPPNLYKSYWRLQHNEYWVPCQHQLHLVSDPVKTQWLGTLLNERLAEKSQRITERLAANGRDWEDTFYQSLARSLGGRVNADAMEMLARSLPLRILLKHKHSLIQLEALFFGQSGLLPEPGEEEDAYVTLLRREYQLLRTKHSLRPVPATAWRYLRLRPNNFPTIRIAQLATMVFRTGQLFGKTLAAANAKELSNMYEVELSNYWRTHYRFGKTGKAGKRRLGVDMINSILLNTVAPALVSYSHHRLDERYLERAVGLLEQLPAENNKIIRKWKQLGFEAKNAGESQALLHLKKQYCEPTRCTDCAIGCTLLTKTFDNLDAQPLLTLNEEAVVYGVLADERA
- a CDS encoding dihydrofolate reductase, yielding MSTSRQAPQLSAIVATDRKGTIGKDGDIPWYLPADLKFFKSVTLGHPVIMGRKTFRSIGRPLPKRTNVVLTRDAFFTATGVVIAHSLAEALNHSSVLESDQSFIIGGGELYKQSLDLVSTVYLTIVDAEIEDGDAFFPKLDPADWKEVWSEAHRPHGKNELAYRFSRWERR